A single window of Pseudoduganella plicata DNA harbors:
- the paaC gene encoding 1,2-phenylacetyl-CoA epoxidase subunit PaaC — protein MDTKVNYLLRLGDNALVLSQRLSELCGKGPALEEDMALTNVALDLLGQARMWLTYAGELEGQGRDEDALAYRRDAHDFRNVLLVEQPNGNYAHTLMRQFYFDTWHYFLIGALTKSADTRIAGIAEKSLKEVTYHLRRSGDLIVRLGDGTETSHRYTQTAADELWMYTGEVFNYDAVDEAMVAAGIAPPAAELRQQWLDHVADIFAEATLTMPPADAWMQKGGKQGRHSEHLGYLLAEMQFLQRAYPGAEW, from the coding sequence ATGGACACCAAGGTTAATTACCTGCTGCGCCTGGGCGACAACGCCCTTGTCTTGAGCCAGCGCCTGTCCGAGTTGTGCGGCAAGGGCCCGGCCCTCGAAGAAGACATGGCGCTGACGAACGTCGCGCTCGACCTGCTGGGGCAAGCCCGCATGTGGCTGACGTATGCCGGCGAGCTGGAAGGGCAGGGCCGCGACGAAGACGCGCTGGCCTACCGGCGCGACGCGCACGATTTTCGCAATGTGCTGCTGGTCGAACAGCCGAACGGGAATTACGCGCACACCCTGATGCGCCAGTTTTACTTCGATACGTGGCACTACTTCCTGATCGGTGCGCTGACGAAGTCCGCCGACACCCGCATCGCCGGGATCGCGGAAAAATCGCTGAAGGAAGTGACGTACCACCTGCGCCGCAGCGGCGACCTGATCGTCCGCCTGGGCGACGGCACGGAAACCAGCCACCGCTACACGCAGACGGCGGCGGACGAGCTGTGGATGTACACGGGCGAAGTCTTCAACTACGACGCCGTGGACGAAGCCATGGTCGCCGCCGGCATCGCCCCGCCCGCCGCCGAACTGCGCCAGCAATGGCTCGATCACGTGGCCGACATCTTCGCAGAGGCGACGTTGACGATGCCGCCCGCGGACGCCTGGATGCAGAAAGGCGGCAAGCAGGGACGCCACAGCGAACACCTGGGCTACCTGCTGGCCGAGATGCAGTTCCTGCAGCGCGCCTATCCCGGCGCGGAGTGGTGA
- the paaB gene encoding 1,2-phenylacetyl-CoA epoxidase subunit PaaB, with protein MSKEWPLWEVFIRSQHGLAHKHVGSLHAPDAEMAINNARDVYTRRNEGVSIWVARAADIVASSPSDKGALFEPANSKVYRHPTFFPMPEEVKNL; from the coding sequence ATGAGCAAGGAATGGCCACTGTGGGAAGTGTTCATCCGCAGCCAGCACGGTCTGGCCCACAAGCACGTGGGCAGCCTGCACGCGCCGGATGCGGAGATGGCGATCAATAACGCACGCGATGTCTACACGCGCCGCAACGAAGGCGTCTCGATCTGGGTCGCCCGCGCGGCGGACATCGTCGCCTCCAGCCCGTCCGACAAGGGCGCGCTGTTCGAACCCGCGAACAGCAAGGTCTATCGCCACCCCACCTTCTTCCCGATGCCGGAAGAAGTGAAGAACCTGTAA
- the paaA gene encoding 1,2-phenylacetyl-CoA epoxidase subunit PaaA, with translation MYAQMVETGVKNIRTLDDMSADEQAFQARIDAGVKIEAKDWMPEAYRKTLIRQISQHAHSEIVGQLPEGNWVTRAPTLKRKSILLAKIQDEAGHGLYLYSAAETLGVSRDELLAALHSGKAKYSSIFNYPTLSWADMGAIGWLVDGSAIINQIPLCRCSYGPYSRAMIRVCKEESFHARQGYDIMMSLAKGTLEQKAMAQDALNRWWWPSLMMFGPSDAESVNSAQSTKWRIKLFSNDELRQRMVDQTVPQAEYLGLTIPDPDLKWNAETGHYEFGDIDWTEFHEVLKGNGPCNRERLRTRVKAYEDGEWFRDALVAHAEKKAQNKAAA, from the coding sequence ATGTATGCACAAATGGTGGAAACCGGGGTGAAGAACATCCGGACGCTGGACGACATGAGTGCGGACGAGCAGGCCTTCCAGGCCCGCATCGACGCCGGCGTCAAGATCGAAGCGAAGGACTGGATGCCGGAGGCGTACCGCAAGACGCTGATCCGCCAGATCTCGCAGCACGCGCACTCGGAAATCGTCGGCCAGCTGCCAGAGGGGAACTGGGTCACGCGCGCGCCGACATTGAAGCGCAAGTCCATCCTGCTGGCGAAAATCCAGGACGAAGCGGGCCACGGCCTGTACCTGTACAGCGCGGCCGAAACGTTGGGCGTCTCGCGCGACGAGCTGCTGGCCGCGCTTCATTCCGGCAAGGCCAAATACTCCAGCATCTTCAATTACCCGACCCTGTCGTGGGCCGACATGGGCGCCATCGGCTGGTTAGTGGACGGCTCCGCCATCATCAACCAGATCCCGCTGTGCCGCTGCTCCTACGGCCCGTACTCGCGCGCGATGATCCGCGTCTGCAAGGAAGAGTCGTTCCATGCGCGCCAGGGCTACGACATCATGATGTCGCTGGCGAAGGGCACGCTTGAACAGAAGGCGATGGCGCAGGATGCGCTGAACCGCTGGTGGTGGCCTTCCCTGATGATGTTCGGCCCGTCGGATGCGGAATCGGTCAACAGCGCGCAGTCGACCAAATGGCGCATCAAGCTGTTCTCCAACGACGAGCTGCGCCAGCGCATGGTCGACCAGACCGTCCCGCAGGCCGAGTACCTGGGCCTGACGATTCCCGACCCGGACCTGAAGTGGAATGCCGAAACGGGACACTACGAATTTGGCGACATCGACTGGACCGAATTCCACGAGGTCCTGAAGGGCAATGGCCCGTGCAACCGCGAGCGCCTGCGCACCCGCGTCAAGGCGTACGAGGATGGCGAATGGTTCCGCGACGCGCTGGTCGCCCATGCAGAGAAAAAAGCACAGAACAAGGCCGCGGCCTGA
- a CDS encoding PaaX family transcriptional regulator has product MRIPTTIDDWIDQSLTLDPPRSKSLLMTIFGDAVVPHGGLAWLGSLIELAAPFGINDRLVRTSVFRLAQEGWLGAQRDGRRSNYTITPESMLRFTRAFRRVYAAPNVHWDGSWTFLLGTNGLTATERAALRKELLWEGYAVVAQGIAGHPAGDAAAIDDLLGRLALRGKVYVVQAAQLPGVQGKPLADLVAEGWDLSVVIAGYEHFVERFLPLRELLQGQLTAEQAFIVRTLVLHAYRRVQLHDPQLPVELLPRPWPGAAAFELARELYRATCVAAEEHIIAALRREDPAAPEAQAAFYDRFGGMR; this is encoded by the coding sequence ATGCGTATTCCCACCACCATCGATGACTGGATCGACCAGTCGCTGACCCTCGACCCGCCCCGCTCCAAGTCCCTGTTGATGACGATCTTCGGCGACGCCGTCGTCCCGCATGGCGGCCTGGCATGGCTGGGCAGCCTGATCGAACTGGCCGCGCCGTTCGGCATCAACGACCGGTTGGTGCGCACGTCGGTCTTCCGGCTGGCGCAGGAGGGCTGGCTGGGCGCCCAGCGCGACGGGCGCCGCAGCAATTACACGATCACGCCGGAGTCCATGCTGCGCTTTACGCGCGCGTTCCGGCGCGTGTATGCCGCGCCCAATGTGCACTGGGATGGCAGCTGGACGTTTTTGCTGGGGACGAACGGGCTGACCGCGACGGAGCGGGCAGCGCTGCGCAAGGAGTTGCTGTGGGAAGGTTATGCGGTCGTCGCGCAGGGGATCGCGGGGCACCCGGCCGGCGACGCGGCCGCGATCGACGATTTACTGGGACGCCTCGCGTTGCGGGGCAAGGTGTATGTGGTGCAGGCGGCGCAACTGCCCGGCGTGCAGGGCAAGCCGCTGGCGGACCTGGTGGCGGAAGGGTGGGACTTGTCGGTCGTGATTGCAGGGTACGAGCACTTTGTCGAGCGCTTCCTGCCGCTGCGCGAGCTGCTGCAAGGCCAGCTGACGGCCGAACAGGCGTTCATCGTCCGCACGCTGGTGCTGCACGCCTACCGGCGCGTGCAACTGCACGATCCGCAGTTGCCCGTCGAGCTGCTGCCCAGGCCATGGCCGGGCGCCGCCGCGTTCGAGCTGGCAAGGGAGCTGTACCGCGCGACTTGCGTCGCCGCCGAAGAGCATATCATTGCCGCACTACGGCGCGAAGATCCGGCCGCACCCGAGGCGCAGGCGGCGTTCTACGACCGCTTCGGCGGCATGCGCTGA
- a CDS encoding TRAP transporter substrate-binding protein, producing the protein MQRRSFLKNTAVAAGAGTIAAPAFAQVQPTVNWRLASSFPKTLDTISGSAENFVKRVAQLTGGKFVIRQFAAGDIVPGLQVMDAVQAGTVEIGHTPAYYYFGKDPTFAFDCAVPFGLTSRQQTAWFDQGGGRELLREFYRGYGIVNFMGGNTGTQMGGWYRKEIKSVADLKGLKMRVAGFAGRVMERMGVVPQQIPAGDVYAALEKGTIDAAEWVGPYDDEKLGLARVAPFYYSPGWWEAGPQLSFYVNIKEWEKLPKQYQAALEAASYECHVVMQAEYDTRNPGALARLMKNGARLRNFSRDVMDAAYKQSSLVMEEEAAKNAKFRKIYEPWKKFRHDQNQWASVAEATMQNYLITAGRK; encoded by the coding sequence ATGCAACGTCGTTCCTTTCTGAAGAATACCGCCGTCGCCGCAGGCGCCGGCACCATTGCCGCACCGGCCTTCGCGCAGGTCCAGCCCACCGTCAACTGGCGCCTCGCCTCCAGCTTTCCGAAAACGCTCGACACGATTTCCGGCTCGGCCGAGAACTTCGTCAAGCGCGTCGCCCAGCTCACCGGCGGCAAGTTCGTTATCCGCCAGTTCGCCGCCGGCGACATCGTGCCGGGCTTGCAGGTGATGGATGCCGTGCAGGCGGGTACCGTTGAAATCGGCCACACGCCGGCCTACTACTACTTCGGCAAAGATCCCACGTTCGCGTTCGACTGCGCCGTGCCGTTCGGGCTGACGTCGCGCCAGCAGACCGCGTGGTTCGACCAGGGCGGCGGGCGCGAGCTGCTGCGCGAGTTCTACCGGGGCTACGGCATCGTCAACTTCATGGGCGGGAACACTGGCACGCAGATGGGTGGCTGGTACCGCAAGGAGATCAAGTCCGTCGCCGACCTGAAGGGCCTCAAGATGCGCGTGGCCGGTTTCGCGGGCCGCGTGATGGAGCGCATGGGCGTCGTGCCGCAGCAGATCCCCGCCGGCGACGTCTACGCCGCGCTGGAGAAGGGCACGATCGACGCGGCCGAATGGGTCGGCCCGTACGACGACGAAAAGCTGGGCCTGGCCCGCGTCGCCCCGTTCTACTACTCGCCCGGCTGGTGGGAAGCGGGGCCGCAGCTGTCCTTCTACGTCAACATCAAGGAATGGGAAAAGCTGCCGAAGCAGTATCAGGCGGCGCTCGAAGCGGCCAGCTACGAGTGCCACGTCGTCATGCAGGCCGAATACGACACCAGGAACCCTGGCGCGCTCGCGCGACTGATGAAGAACGGCGCCAGGCTGCGCAACTTCAGCCGGGACGTCATGGACGCTGCGTACAAGCAGTCGAGTCTGGTCATGGAAGAGGAAGCGGCGAAGAACGCGAAATTCCGCAAGATCTACGAGCCGTGGAAGAAGTTCCGCCACGACCAGAACCAGTGGGCATCGGTGGCGGAAGCCACGATGCAGAACTACCTCATCACCGCCGGCCGAAAATAA
- a CDS encoding M14 family metallopeptidase has translation MSIKISSQFDAGAIDVVSVTSAGDIDVNIRKDSHADIIQWFYFRVQGAQATELTIRFLNAGKAAYADGWQDYQAVASYDRDTWFRVPTSFDGDVMTIEHTPEYDSVYYAYFEPYSWERHLSLLDSAQLSPLAQLVDLGSTVEGRDMNMLIVGDEDAPKKVWVIARQHPGETMAEWFVEGMLEALLDPADPFASQCLKEAVFYVVPNMNPDGSVRGNLRTNAAGANLNREWNTPTMERSPEVFLVKQKMLETGCDLFLDIHGDEGLPYVFVAGSDSLENFTPEQKAEQERFIEDFKIASPDFQSEFGYPDAPYTPEVLTMGSPHATHAFGCLSLTLEMPFKDNANDPDPVNGWNGARSMKLGAAILQPVLRALRR, from the coding sequence ATGTCTATCAAGATCAGCAGCCAGTTCGATGCTGGCGCCATCGACGTCGTCAGCGTTACCAGCGCCGGCGATATCGACGTCAATATCCGCAAGGACTCCCACGCCGACATCATCCAGTGGTTCTACTTCCGCGTCCAGGGCGCGCAGGCCACCGAACTGACGATCCGCTTCCTCAACGCCGGCAAGGCCGCCTACGCGGACGGCTGGCAGGACTACCAGGCCGTGGCCAGCTACGACCGCGACACGTGGTTCCGCGTGCCGACGAGCTTCGACGGCGACGTGATGACGATCGAGCACACGCCCGAATACGACAGCGTCTACTACGCCTACTTCGAGCCGTATTCGTGGGAACGCCACCTGTCGCTGCTGGACAGCGCGCAGCTGTCGCCGCTGGCACAGCTGGTCGACCTGGGCAGCACGGTTGAAGGCCGCGACATGAACATGCTGATCGTCGGCGACGAGGATGCACCGAAGAAGGTCTGGGTCATCGCCCGCCAGCACCCCGGCGAAACGATGGCGGAGTGGTTTGTCGAAGGCATGCTGGAAGCGCTGCTGGACCCGGCCGATCCGTTCGCCAGCCAGTGCCTGAAGGAGGCCGTGTTCTATGTCGTGCCGAACATGAACCCGGACGGCTCGGTGCGCGGCAACCTGCGCACGAACGCCGCCGGCGCGAACCTGAACCGCGAGTGGAATACGCCGACGATGGAACGCTCGCCGGAAGTTTTCCTCGTCAAGCAGAAGATGCTGGAGACGGGCTGCGACCTGTTCCTCGACATCCATGGCGACGAGGGCCTGCCGTACGTCTTCGTGGCGGGCAGCGACTCGCTGGAGAACTTCACGCCGGAGCAGAAGGCCGAGCAGGAACGCTTCATCGAGGATTTCAAGATCGCCAGCCCGGACTTCCAGAGCGAATTCGGCTACCCGGACGCGCCATACACGCCGGAAGTGCTGACGATGGGCTCCCCGCACGCGACGCACGCCTTCGGTTGCCTGTCGCTGACCCTGGAGATGCCATTCAAGGACAACGCCAACGATCCCGATCCGGTCAACGGCTGGAACGGCGCGCGCTCGATGAAGCTGGGCGCCGCCATTCTGCAGCCCGTGCTGCGGGCGCTGCGCCGCTGA
- a CDS encoding helix-turn-helix domain-containing protein: MMSGTTLLIDALKRQLKRRGVTYAALAQQIGMSEASVKRLFAQRSFTLERLEQVLVVLGMDFAELAHAAADAPQLITQLTYAQEEELIGDTKLLLVAVAALNEVPVERLVAAYRLSEAEAVQCLLRLDRIGFLVLKPNNRVKLLVTRTFGWIPDGPIQNWFRKEAYGDYLDAHFDGPGELLRLVNVMLSPASSRALLERLRQVADEFSRQHQDDARLPYDERHAVTFLLAARPWMPQAFQHLLRE, encoded by the coding sequence ATGATGTCCGGCACAACGCTCCTAATCGACGCACTGAAACGCCAATTGAAGCGGCGGGGCGTCACGTATGCCGCGCTCGCGCAGCAGATCGGCATGTCCGAAGCCAGCGTCAAGCGTCTGTTCGCCCAGCGCAGTTTTACCCTGGAGCGGCTTGAGCAGGTGCTGGTCGTGCTGGGGATGGATTTCGCGGAGCTGGCCCATGCCGCGGCAGACGCGCCGCAGCTGATTACGCAGTTGACCTACGCGCAGGAGGAGGAACTGATCGGCGACACGAAGCTGCTGCTGGTCGCGGTGGCGGCGCTGAACGAAGTGCCGGTCGAGCGGCTGGTGGCGGCATACCGCCTCAGCGAGGCGGAAGCGGTGCAGTGCCTGCTGCGCCTGGACCGCATCGGTTTTCTTGTCCTGAAGCCGAACAACCGCGTCAAGCTGCTGGTGACACGCACCTTCGGCTGGATACCGGATGGCCCGATCCAGAACTGGTTCCGCAAGGAGGCGTATGGCGACTATCTGGACGCCCATTTCGACGGGCCGGGCGAGCTGCTGCGGCTCGTGAACGTGATGCTGTCGCCGGCGTCGTCCCGGGCGCTGCTGGAGCGGCTGCGCCAGGTGGCGGACGAATTCTCGCGCCAGCACCAGGACGACGCGCGGCTGCCGTACGACGAACGCCACGCCGTGACGTTCCTGCTGGCGGCCCGGCCGTGGATGCCGCAGGCGTTCCAGCACCTGTTGCGCGAGTAG
- a CDS encoding DUF2145 domain-containing protein produces MKRLLLTCLTACLTLAAPAWAGRTCEERPMAVADTVKSMDLAQRTFQALDATGAQVVLLSRVGQDLSKYGLKFSHMGIVVRDHPEGRWTVVHELNECDTAASQLYNEGLGNFFLGDLFRYEAEVLVPSAETQARLAQLVLTRTARRLHEPKYNMLSYAFSTRYQNSNQWVLETYAAAAAPAGEVETRAEAQAWLKKAGFAPVTIRVPSITRLGGRMFRANVAFDDHPFDRRMAGRIDTVTTVSIVNFVRATDTQARVQYVD; encoded by the coding sequence ATGAAACGCCTGCTGCTTACCTGCCTGACTGCCTGCCTGACGCTGGCCGCGCCCGCGTGGGCCGGCCGCACCTGCGAAGAGCGGCCCATGGCCGTGGCGGACACCGTCAAGTCGATGGACCTGGCGCAGCGTACCTTCCAGGCGCTCGATGCGACGGGCGCGCAAGTCGTGCTGCTGTCGCGAGTGGGCCAGGACCTGTCGAAATACGGCCTGAAGTTCTCGCACATGGGTATCGTCGTGCGCGACCATCCGGAAGGCCGCTGGACCGTCGTGCATGAGCTGAACGAGTGCGACACGGCGGCATCGCAGCTGTACAACGAAGGCCTGGGCAATTTCTTCCTGGGCGACCTGTTCCGCTACGAGGCCGAGGTGCTGGTGCCAAGCGCGGAAACGCAGGCGCGCCTGGCGCAGCTGGTCCTCACGCGCACCGCGCGCCGGCTGCACGAGCCGAAGTACAACATGCTGTCGTACGCGTTTTCCACGCGATACCAGAATTCGAACCAGTGGGTGCTGGAGACGTATGCCGCCGCCGCCGCGCCCGCGGGCGAAGTGGAAACACGCGCCGAAGCGCAGGCGTGGCTGAAGAAGGCGGGCTTCGCGCCCGTGACGATCCGTGTGCCGTCGATCACGCGCCTGGGTGGGCGCATGTTCCGCGCCAACGTCGCCTTCGACGATCATCCGTTCGACCGCCGCATGGCGGGCAGGATCGATACGGTCACGACGGTTTCGATCGTCAACTTCGTGCGTGCAACGGATACCCAAGCCAGGGTACAGTACGTCGACTGA
- a CDS encoding TRAP transporter substrate-binding protein, with protein sequence MERRSFIAKAAAGAGAGLIAAPALAQAQPAITWRLASSFPKSLDTIFGASDIFTRRIAQLTGGKFTIRSFAAGEIVPGLQVMDAVQAGTVECGHSASYYYFGKDATFSFDCAVPFGLTSRQHTAWYDQGGGRELTRAFFKDYNILNFLGGNSGTQMGGWFRKEIKSVADLKGTKMRVAGFAGRVLERLGVVPQQLAGGDIYPALEKGTIDAAEWVGPYDDEKLGFFKVAPFYYAPGWWEASASFSFYVNLKDWEKLPKEYQAALEVATYEAHVGMQAEYDVKNPTALARLLKNGVKLRNYPKDVMDACYRMSTTVMEEEAARNAKFKKIYEPWKRFRQDQNQWASVAEATMQNYLIAAGRAGR encoded by the coding sequence ATGGAACGCCGTTCCTTTATCGCCAAGGCCGCCGCCGGCGCGGGCGCCGGCCTCATCGCCGCCCCCGCACTGGCGCAGGCGCAACCCGCCATCACCTGGCGCCTCGCCTCCAGCTTCCCCAAGTCGCTCGACACCATCTTCGGTGCCTCCGACATCTTCACCCGGCGCATTGCCCAGCTCACCGGCGGCAAATTCACGATCCGCTCCTTCGCTGCGGGCGAGATCGTCCCCGGCCTGCAGGTCATGGATGCCGTGCAGGCGGGCACCGTCGAATGCGGCCACAGCGCGTCCTATTACTACTTCGGCAAGGATGCCACGTTCTCGTTCGACTGCGCCGTGCCGTTCGGCCTGACGTCGCGCCAGCACACGGCCTGGTACGACCAGGGCGGCGGGCGCGAACTGACGCGCGCGTTCTTCAAGGACTACAACATCCTCAATTTCCTGGGCGGGAACTCGGGCACGCAGATGGGCGGCTGGTTCCGCAAGGAGATCAAGTCGGTCGCCGACCTGAAAGGCACCAAGATGCGCGTGGCCGGTTTCGCGGGCCGGGTGCTGGAGCGCCTGGGCGTCGTGCCGCAGCAGCTGGCCGGCGGCGATATCTATCCGGCGCTGGAGAAGGGCACGATCGACGCGGCAGAGTGGGTCGGCCCGTACGACGACGAGAAGCTGGGCTTCTTCAAGGTCGCGCCGTTCTACTATGCGCCGGGCTGGTGGGAAGCGTCGGCGTCGTTCTCGTTCTACGTCAACCTGAAGGACTGGGAGAAACTGCCGAAGGAATACCAGGCGGCGCTGGAAGTGGCGACGTACGAAGCCCACGTCGGCATGCAGGCCGAGTACGACGTCAAGAACCCGACGGCGCTGGCGCGCCTGCTGAAGAACGGCGTCAAGCTGCGCAACTATCCGAAGGACGTGATGGACGCGTGCTACAGGATGTCGACGACCGTGATGGAAGAGGAAGCGGCCAGGAACGCCAAGTTCAAGAAGATCTACGAGCCATGGAAGCGGTTCCGCCAGGACCAGAACCAGTGGGCTTCCGTGGCCGAGGCCACGATGCAGAACTACCTGATCGCGGCGGGGCGCGCGGGCCGTTGA
- the pmbA gene encoding metalloprotease PmbA has product MSESHFTHSQDQLKQLAQDVLGYAREQGGTDAAVEISEGSGLSVSVRKSKIETIEQNKDKGLGVTVFVGKKRGNASTSDFSAASLRATVEAAYNIARFTADDDCAGLAEEELLEKNPRDLELFYPWEITAEEAVVLAQRAEAASFAVDPRITNSEGAGVHVQQSHFVAANSRGFMGGYPYSRHTISATPIAGKGAKMQRDDWYSSVRDPKKLATPEAVGRYAAERALARLNARQMNTRTCPVLFEAPLAAGLLGAFVQATSGGALYRKSTFLLDSLGKAVFPDHIQVTEDPHVPGAIGSAPFDEEGVRTQYRDVVKDGILQGYFLSTYSARKLGMQTTGNAGGSHNLSLTSNRTEAADDFAGMLKKMGTGLLVTELMGQGTNYVTGDYSRGASGYWVENGIIQYPVEEITIAGNMKEMLAQIVAIGNDVLVRGTKQTGSILLEKMVVAGN; this is encoded by the coding sequence ATGAGCGAATCCCATTTCACCCACAGCCAGGACCAGTTGAAGCAGCTTGCCCAGGACGTTCTGGGCTATGCACGCGAGCAGGGCGGCACCGATGCCGCCGTCGAGATCAGCGAAGGTAGCGGGTTGTCGGTGTCGGTTCGCAAGAGCAAGATCGAAACGATCGAGCAGAACAAGGACAAGGGGCTGGGCGTCACGGTATTTGTCGGCAAGAAGCGCGGCAACGCGTCCACGTCCGACTTTTCGGCGGCCTCGCTGCGCGCCACTGTGGAAGCGGCCTACAACATCGCCCGCTTCACGGCGGACGACGACTGCGCCGGCCTGGCCGAAGAAGAATTGCTGGAAAAGAACCCGCGCGACCTGGAGCTGTTCTACCCGTGGGAGATCACGGCGGAAGAAGCTGTCGTGCTGGCGCAGCGCGCCGAGGCTGCCTCGTTTGCCGTCGATCCGCGCATCACCAACAGCGAAGGCGCCGGCGTGCACGTGCAGCAATCGCACTTCGTGGCGGCCAATTCGCGCGGCTTCATGGGCGGCTATCCGTATTCGCGCCATACGATTTCCGCCACGCCGATCGCCGGCAAGGGCGCGAAGATGCAGCGCGACGACTGGTACAGCTCCGTGCGCGATCCGAAAAAGCTGGCGACGCCGGAAGCAGTCGGCCGCTACGCCGCCGAACGCGCACTGGCCCGCCTGAACGCGCGCCAGATGAACACGCGCACGTGCCCCGTGCTGTTCGAAGCGCCGCTGGCCGCCGGCCTGCTGGGCGCTTTCGTGCAGGCCACGTCGGGCGGCGCGCTGTACCGCAAGTCCACGTTCCTGCTCGACAGCCTGGGCAAGGCCGTGTTCCCGGACCACATCCAGGTGACGGAAGACCCGCACGTGCCCGGCGCCATCGGTTCGGCCCCGTTCGATGAAGAAGGCGTGCGCACGCAGTACCGCGACGTCGTCAAGGACGGCATCCTGCAAGGCTACTTCCTGTCCACCTACTCGGCGCGCAAGCTGGGCATGCAGACGACGGGCAATGCGGGCGGATCGCACAACCTGTCGCTGACGTCGAATCGCACGGAAGCGGCCGACGACTTCGCCGGCATGCTGAAAAAAATGGGCACGGGCCTGCTGGTGACGGAGCTGATGGGGCAAGGCACCAATTACGTGACGGGCGACTACTCGCGCGGCGCCTCCGGCTACTGGGTCGAGAACGGCATCATCCAGTACCCGGTCGAAGAGATCACCATCGCCGGCAACATGAAGGAGATGCTGGCGCAGATCGTGGCCATCGGCAACGACGTGCTGGTGCGCGGCACCAAGCAGACCGGTTCGATCCTGCTGGAAAAAATGGTCGTTGCGGGGAACTGA
- the yjgA gene encoding ribosome biogenesis factor YjgA — MPNPNRGSVGFQSSEFEEKYDRPSKTELKRQSDALQDLGHELVDQPRDRVKRVPMPEDVRDAILECQSIKNHEGRRRALQFVGKKMRSLTEEEVAIIQRTIEGWKGASKADTAALHALERRREKLLVDEKALTTLLGEHPELDAQHLRTLIRNARKEQAENKPPKAYREIFQILKDLDAKGRAAAKAAGEAADDDDEDGSDDDRDE; from the coding sequence ATGCCAAATCCAAACCGTGGCTCCGTCGGCTTCCAGTCTTCCGAGTTCGAAGAGAAATACGACCGCCCATCCAAAACCGAACTGAAACGCCAATCCGACGCATTGCAGGACCTGGGCCATGAACTGGTCGACCAGCCGCGCGACCGTGTCAAGCGGGTGCCGATGCCGGAGGACGTCCGGGATGCGATTCTGGAGTGCCAGAGCATCAAGAACCATGAAGGCCGCCGCCGTGCGCTGCAGTTCGTCGGCAAGAAAATGCGCTCCCTGACGGAAGAGGAAGTGGCCATCATCCAGCGCACCATCGAAGGCTGGAAAGGCGCCTCGAAGGCCGATACGGCCGCGCTGCACGCGCTGGAGCGCCGCCGCGAAAAACTGCTGGTGGACGAGAAGGCGCTGACCACCCTGCTGGGCGAGCACCCGGAACTGGACGCGCAGCACCTGCGCACGCTGATCCGCAATGCCCGCAAGGAGCAGGCCGAGAACAAGCCGCCGAAAGCCTACCGCGAGATCTTCCAGATCCTGAAGGATCTCGACGCCAAGGGCCGCGCCGCGGCGAAGGCCGCCGGTGAAGCAGCCGACGACGACGACGAGGATGGCAGCGATGACGACCGCGACGAATAA
- the mog gene encoding molybdopterin adenylyltransferase — protein MTTATNNTDLVIGLVSISDRASGGVYQDQGIPALEDWLNSAITTSFRVETRLIPDDRATIEATLIELVDTVGCQLVLTTGGTGPARRDVTPEATLAVGTKEMPGFGEQMRQISLRFVPTAILSRQVAVIRETADSAALILNLPGQPKSIKETLEGLKDADGKQVVAGIFAAIPYCIDLIGGPYIETDAAVCQAFRPKSAIRPAPAPLKL, from the coding sequence ATGACGACCGCGACGAATAACACGGATCTCGTCATCGGCCTGGTGTCGATTTCCGACCGTGCCAGCGGCGGCGTCTACCAGGACCAGGGCATTCCGGCACTGGAAGACTGGCTGAACAGCGCCATCACGACGAGCTTTCGCGTCGAGACGCGCCTCATCCCGGATGACCGCGCCACCATCGAAGCGACGCTGATCGAGCTTGTGGACACGGTCGGCTGCCAGCTTGTGCTGACGACGGGCGGCACCGGTCCGGCGCGCCGCGACGTGACGCCCGAAGCGACGCTGGCAGTCGGTACGAAAGAGATGCCGGGCTTCGGCGAACAGATGCGCCAGATCAGCCTGCGCTTCGTGCCGACGGCAATCCTGTCGCGCCAGGTGGCGGTGATCCGCGAGACTGCCGACAGCGCCGCGCTGATCCTGAACCTGCCCGGCCAGCCGAAGTCGATCAAGGAAACGCTGGAAGGATTGAAAGATGCGGATGGCAAGCAGGTCGTGGCCGGCATCTTCGCGGCTATTCCCTACTGCATCGACCTGATCGGCGGCCCGTATATCGAAACCGACGCGGCCGTGTGCCAGGCGTTCCGGCCGAAGTCGGCCATCCGCCCTGCCCCCGCGCCTCTCAAACTGTAA